From Burkholderia savannae, a single genomic window includes:
- a CDS encoding deoxyribonuclease II family protein gives MAISPRDELNRSVDLWFAYKVPKLVKDAESESATGYEYVYYDRQVGAVQKSPNLMKDSKGALFYTLDAIFGDPGGTTGWILYNDEMPADADRSNNATLGHTKGVIAFDVASNSALWLLHSWPKYASPSEPGVPTPLYGQTFLCVSLDLATAGKIAAQMALHQQPQVYLPRTGGLDRSSPLYALTQPLTASAPADSDALDFKTRGGVPFKVIAKNRKWNKDFWNDLVGPTLKADMYVETWIRGEIPPVLDSDGIHKTYDIKFIDLRKLGAPWAWPETQDHAKWGITTTDNWVCVGDINRMVSQEKRGGGTIAFQDPKLWKALSETDLIVPPPGKTEAQARELIRKTHESAE, from the coding sequence ATGGCTATCTCGCCGCGCGACGAACTGAATCGATCCGTCGATCTATGGTTCGCCTACAAAGTTCCGAAGCTGGTCAAGGATGCCGAGAGCGAAAGCGCGACCGGCTACGAATATGTCTACTACGATCGTCAAGTCGGCGCGGTGCAAAAATCGCCGAATCTGATGAAAGACTCGAAGGGCGCGCTGTTCTACACGCTCGATGCGATCTTCGGCGATCCGGGCGGCACGACGGGCTGGATACTCTACAACGACGAAATGCCCGCTGACGCCGATCGCTCGAACAACGCGACGCTCGGCCATACGAAGGGCGTCATCGCATTCGATGTCGCGTCGAACTCCGCATTGTGGCTGCTGCATTCGTGGCCGAAATATGCCAGCCCGTCGGAACCGGGCGTGCCGACGCCGCTGTATGGACAGACCTTCCTGTGCGTGAGCCTCGATCTCGCGACGGCGGGCAAGATCGCCGCGCAGATGGCGCTGCATCAGCAGCCGCAGGTCTATCTGCCACGCACCGGCGGACTCGATCGCTCGAGCCCGCTGTATGCGCTGACGCAGCCGCTCACCGCGTCCGCGCCCGCGGATTCCGACGCGCTCGATTTCAAGACCCGCGGCGGCGTGCCGTTCAAGGTGATCGCGAAGAACCGCAAGTGGAACAAGGATTTCTGGAACGACCTCGTCGGCCCGACGCTGAAGGCCGACATGTACGTGGAGACGTGGATTCGAGGCGAGATCCCGCCCGTCCTCGATTCCGACGGCATCCACAAGACTTACGACATCAAATTCATCGATCTGCGCAAGCTCGGCGCGCCGTGGGCATGGCCCGAAACGCAGGACCACGCGAAATGGGGCATCACGACGACCGACAACTGGGTGTGCGTCGGCGACATCAACCGAATGGTGTCGCAGGAAAAACGCGGCGGCGGCACGATCGCATTCCAAGATCCGAAGCTATGGAAAGCGCTGTCCGAAACCGATCTGATCGTGCCGCCGCCCGGCAAGACAGAAGCGCAGGCACGCGAGCTGATCCGCAAAACGCATGAATCGGCCGAATAG
- the dmeF gene encoding CDF family Co(II)/Ni(II) efflux transporter DmeF: MSEFENVAFGAGHDHIFLGAAHEQNERRTWTVIALCSAMMIAEIVGGTLFGSLALVADGLHMSTHAGAMLIAALAYTYARRHANDPRFVFGTGKLGDLAGFTSAIVLAMIALFIAYEAVARFLSPVPIHFDEAIPIAVLGLLVNLASVWLLSGDHHGHGHGHGHHHGHGHGHDGHHDHEDEAQTISTRAGAFIVSIFEDGVPPVFRIAPAAASQPAIGDAPATITTIRSDGTRQTFGLANRGAYLESTDTIPEPHAFTAIVSLHGGEHSLAFIEHDHEHHHEHGGSSDATARDHNIRSAYIHVIADAAVSVLAIVGLVLARAFGWMWMDPLAGIVGALVIANWSYGLMRDTGRILLDVNPDARLAANVRSSIENGGDRVTDLHVWRLGPGHMSAVVSVATGDPARDSGFYHQLLKRFKSLSHVTVEVHGRA; the protein is encoded by the coding sequence ATGAGCGAATTCGAAAACGTCGCGTTCGGCGCAGGGCACGACCACATCTTCCTCGGCGCGGCACACGAGCAGAACGAACGCAGAACCTGGACCGTCATCGCGCTGTGCTCGGCGATGATGATCGCGGAGATCGTCGGCGGCACGCTGTTCGGCTCGCTCGCGCTCGTCGCCGACGGCCTGCACATGTCCACCCACGCGGGCGCGATGCTGATCGCGGCGCTCGCGTACACCTATGCACGCCGGCACGCCAACGACCCGCGCTTCGTGTTCGGCACGGGCAAGCTCGGCGACCTGGCCGGCTTCACGAGCGCAATCGTGCTCGCGATGATCGCGCTGTTCATTGCGTACGAAGCAGTCGCGCGTTTTCTGTCGCCCGTGCCGATCCATTTCGACGAAGCGATTCCGATCGCCGTGCTCGGCCTGCTCGTGAATCTCGCAAGCGTGTGGCTGCTGAGCGGCGATCACCATGGGCACGGCCACGGGCATGGCCATCATCACGGGCATGGACACGGACACGACGGCCATCACGATCACGAAGACGAAGCGCAGACGATCTCCACGCGCGCAGGCGCCTTCATCGTATCGATCTTCGAGGACGGCGTGCCGCCGGTATTCCGCATCGCGCCCGCGGCGGCGAGCCAGCCGGCAATCGGCGACGCGCCTGCAACGATCACGACGATCCGCTCCGACGGGACGCGGCAGACGTTCGGGCTGGCGAACCGCGGCGCCTATCTGGAATCGACCGACACGATCCCGGAGCCGCACGCGTTCACCGCCATCGTGAGCTTGCACGGCGGCGAGCATTCGCTCGCGTTCATCGAGCACGACCACGAGCATCATCACGAACACGGCGGCTCGAGCGACGCCACGGCGCGCGACCACAACATCCGGTCCGCGTATATCCACGTGATCGCGGACGCGGCGGTTTCGGTGCTCGCAATCGTCGGGCTCGTGCTCGCGCGCGCGTTCGGCTGGATGTGGATGGACCCGCTCGCGGGCATCGTCGGCGCGCTCGTGATCGCGAACTGGTCGTACGGCCTCATGCGCGACACCGGCCGCATCCTGCTCGACGTCAACCCGGACGCTCGCCTCGCCGCCAACGTGCGCAGCTCGATCGAAAATGGCGGCGATCGCGTCACCGATCTGCATGTCTGGCGTCTCGGCCCCGGCCACATGAGCGCGGTGGTGTCCGTCGCGACGGGCGATCCCGCACGCGACTCGGGCTTCTATCATCAGTTGTTGAAGCGCTTCAAGAGTCTGTCGCACGTAACCGTCGAGGTACACGGCCGCGCCTGA
- a CDS encoding metal/formaldehyde-sensitive transcriptional repressor, protein MSHTIREKQKLLNRVRRIKGQVEAIERALEEECGCNEVLQRITSCRGAMNGLLAVVLEDHIRTHLVDAADDHEGSATEQLIDVVHSYFK, encoded by the coding sequence ATGAGCCACACCATTCGAGAGAAACAGAAGCTCCTGAACCGCGTTCGCCGCATCAAGGGGCAGGTCGAAGCGATCGAGCGCGCGCTCGAGGAAGAATGCGGCTGCAACGAGGTGCTGCAGCGGATCACGAGTTGCCGCGGTGCGATGAACGGCCTGCTGGCCGTCGTGCTCGAGGACCACATTCGCACGCATCTCGTCGACGCGGCCGACGACCACGAAGGCAGCGCGACCGAGCAGTTGATCGACGTGGTTCACAGCTACTTCAAATAA
- a CDS encoding glycoside hydrolase family protein, translated as MKRLAAVAMSVTQSISIPIHYPAARAALLALLLSACGGGGDQAKVNAAAPTNNVVAPASSLPSTSSSGTAAPASGASSPSSTASALPFFGVNGHYVDGGVYASVPLATQAAHLAGLGMSVYRQDVYIPAHIDTLASTVIPGLGSNVTVLPMIQAHPWADPSLNGQQPTEASAYAYAYKLSVYAAKKLAGIPIVEFGNEYDIDSHNAPIQGDGINVSDYDNSTFPIWRGALRGALDGWRSVDTNRTTKLIANATSGALHFGFLDGLMTGTQPDGTTGHPKLTPDVIQWHWYSNGGDLENALGKTGRYNVLARLKDRYNLPIVVTEIGVNTDNSDAQIAAYIAKTIPELAAAKATYNVIGFDWYELYDDRSGAYGLLTNSAQEKPRYGLMKTAIAGAVPN; from the coding sequence ATGAAACGCCTAGCTGCGGTCGCCATGAGCGTGACACAATCCATTAGTATTCCTATCCATTACCCTGCGGCGAGAGCCGCATTGCTCGCGCTGCTGCTCTCCGCTTGCGGCGGCGGCGGCGATCAGGCCAAGGTCAACGCCGCCGCACCGACGAACAACGTCGTCGCACCGGCTTCCAGCTTGCCGTCGACATCTTCGTCCGGCACGGCCGCGCCCGCATCCGGTGCGTCGTCGCCCTCGAGCACCGCTTCGGCATTGCCGTTCTTCGGCGTGAACGGACATTACGTAGACGGCGGCGTCTATGCGTCGGTCCCGCTCGCCACTCAGGCGGCCCATCTTGCCGGGCTCGGCATGAGCGTTTATCGGCAAGACGTGTACATCCCGGCTCACATCGACACGCTTGCGTCGACGGTCATCCCCGGCCTCGGCTCCAACGTCACGGTCCTGCCGATGATCCAGGCGCACCCCTGGGCCGATCCCTCGCTGAACGGGCAGCAGCCGACCGAAGCGAGCGCCTATGCGTACGCCTACAAGCTTTCCGTCTACGCGGCGAAGAAGCTGGCCGGCATCCCGATAGTGGAATTCGGCAACGAGTACGACATCGACAGCCACAACGCGCCGATCCAGGGCGACGGCATCAATGTTTCGGATTACGACAATTCGACCTTTCCCATTTGGCGCGGCGCGCTGAGAGGCGCGCTCGACGGCTGGCGCTCGGTCGACACGAATCGCACGACTAAGCTGATCGCGAACGCGACGTCGGGCGCACTGCATTTCGGCTTCCTCGACGGCCTGATGACGGGCACGCAACCCGACGGCACGACCGGACACCCGAAGCTCACGCCCGACGTGATCCAGTGGCACTGGTATTCGAACGGCGGCGACCTCGAAAACGCACTCGGCAAAACCGGCCGATACAACGTGCTCGCGCGGCTGAAGGACCGCTACAACTTGCCGATCGTCGTCACCGAGATCGGCGTGAACACGGACAACTCGGACGCGCAGATCGCGGCCTACATCGCGAAGACGATTCCCGAGCTGGCCGCCGCGAAAGCGACGTACAACGTCATCGGCTTCGACTGGTACGAACTCTATGACGACCGCAGCGGCGCTTACGGATTGCTGACGAACAGCGCACAGGAAAAGCCGCGCTACGGGCTCATGAAAACGGCAATTGCCGGCGCCGTTCCGAACTGA
- a CDS encoding GNVR domain-containing protein — protein MDLKAQPISAAPHAKRNDGLASLWWSLARHRTLFAAIVVVFFALGLLYALVATPQYRAEALLRIQTKPGSSISALSDVSGTISNGPSANDESEVLTSRAIVGAAIEQIGANLEIRTLDYFPLVGRLLASGHTSDDELASPFLGLSGFAWGGEKLKLGELSLPDAALGKKFRLVAGENGQWALYDKSDRLLARGAVGQTVPFAVAADGERAQAGQIRVDTLRARAGIAFSIAKEPTQLVYDDVMKKMKTVVANRDSTLEEPSMMKLIYQADTPQRVQEMVNAIVRVYLDQDIKYRAEKAQRNLDSLHARLPGLKKDLEKAEDALNRYRTTTGTIDVDQQGIALINRLNSLSEHQTVLQLALDNVKARFLPGSTTYQTVQTQLDQVKKEIQQTTTAANRLPTAQREFVRLSRQVSVATQLYTSVLTNAQQLEIAVASTTPGVSVVDWASKPYKKAWPQRGIIILGALLGGLFAGLAAAYLLARHRDELNGPQSIADVSDIPCVAVIAPSPAALAQRDDRAGSSRAAVKPLAAQYPNDPGIEALRALRTSLRAALAHDGRGGGKVLAFAGPTAGVGSSFVASNLAYLFADANASVLFVDADMRGGSHNPLGVGRNGGSIGLANVLEGGQPLDKAIVKLGKSKLSVMTPGTLTGSNPGELLERAEFSQLLATLRTRYDFVIVDAPPVLPFSDALSIAAQDCDAVLIVSRGRTTRAAELETALQRLDSVGAKIAGHIFNAYVAPPRPPRTSLRDGWRDVAERWTKPRRPARPAQAKQTFRLAKGAVAKASRN, from the coding sequence ATGGATCTGAAAGCACAACCCATTTCGGCGGCTCCGCACGCCAAGAGAAACGACGGGCTCGCGAGCCTGTGGTGGAGCCTCGCTCGGCATCGCACGCTATTCGCGGCGATCGTCGTCGTGTTCTTCGCGCTCGGCCTGCTGTACGCGCTCGTCGCCACGCCGCAATATCGCGCCGAAGCGCTGCTGCGGATTCAAACGAAGCCCGGATCGTCGATCAGCGCGCTGTCGGACGTGTCCGGCACGATCTCGAACGGCCCGTCCGCGAACGACGAGAGCGAGGTGCTGACGTCGCGCGCGATCGTCGGCGCGGCGATCGAACAGATCGGCGCAAACCTCGAGATCCGCACGCTCGACTATTTCCCGCTCGTCGGCCGTCTGCTCGCTTCCGGCCACACGAGCGACGATGAGCTCGCGTCGCCGTTCCTCGGACTGTCCGGCTTCGCATGGGGCGGCGAAAAGCTGAAGCTCGGCGAGCTCTCGCTGCCCGACGCCGCGCTCGGCAAGAAATTCCGGCTCGTCGCGGGTGAAAACGGCCAATGGGCGCTCTACGACAAAAGCGATCGCCTGCTCGCACGCGGCGCGGTCGGCCAGACCGTGCCGTTCGCCGTCGCCGCGGACGGCGAGCGCGCACAGGCGGGACAGATTCGCGTCGACACGCTGCGCGCGCGCGCCGGCATCGCGTTCTCGATCGCCAAGGAGCCGACGCAGCTCGTCTACGACGACGTGATGAAGAAAATGAAGACCGTCGTGGCGAATCGCGATTCGACGCTCGAAGAGCCGTCGATGATGAAGCTCATCTACCAGGCCGACACGCCGCAGCGCGTGCAGGAAATGGTGAACGCGATCGTGCGCGTCTATCTGGATCAGGACATCAAATATCGCGCGGAGAAGGCGCAGCGCAATCTCGACTCGCTGCACGCGCGCCTGCCCGGCCTCAAGAAGGACCTCGAGAAAGCCGAGGACGCGCTGAACCGCTACCGCACCACGACGGGCACGATCGACGTCGACCAGCAAGGCATCGCGCTCATCAACCGGCTGAACTCGCTGTCCGAGCATCAAACCGTGCTGCAACTCGCGCTCGACAACGTGAAGGCGCGCTTCCTGCCGGGCAGCACGACCTATCAGACCGTGCAGACGCAGCTCGATCAGGTGAAGAAGGAAATTCAGCAGACGACCACGGCGGCCAACCGGTTGCCGACCGCGCAACGCGAATTCGTTCGCCTGTCGCGGCAGGTATCGGTCGCGACGCAGCTTTACACGAGCGTGCTGACCAACGCGCAGCAGCTCGAGATCGCCGTGGCGAGCACGACGCCGGGCGTGAGCGTCGTCGATTGGGCAAGCAAGCCGTACAAGAAGGCATGGCCGCAGCGCGGCATCATCATTCTCGGCGCGCTGCTGGGCGGGCTGTTCGCGGGCCTCGCCGCGGCGTATCTGCTTGCGCGCCATCGCGATGAGCTGAACGGTCCGCAATCGATCGCGGACGTGTCGGACATCCCCTGCGTCGCGGTCATCGCACCGTCGCCGGCCGCGCTCGCGCAGCGCGACGACAGGGCCGGCAGCTCACGCGCGGCGGTAAAGCCGCTTGCCGCGCAATATCCGAACGACCCGGGCATCGAGGCGCTGCGCGCGCTGCGCACGAGCCTGCGCGCAGCGCTTGCGCACGACGGCCGCGGCGGCGGCAAGGTGCTCGCGTTCGCGGGCCCGACCGCGGGCGTCGGCAGCAGCTTCGTCGCATCGAATCTCGCGTATCTGTTCGCCGACGCGAACGCGTCGGTGCTGTTCGTCGACGCGGACATGCGCGGCGGTTCGCACAACCCGCTCGGCGTGGGCCGCAACGGCGGCAGCATCGGTCTCGCGAACGTGCTCGAAGGCGGCCAGCCGCTCGACAAGGCGATCGTCAAGCTCGGCAAGAGCAAACTGTCCGTGATGACGCCCGGTACGCTCACGGGATCGAATCCGGGCGAACTGCTCGAGCGCGCCGAGTTCTCGCAGTTGCTGGCGACGCTGCGCACGCGCTACGACTTCGTGATCGTCGACGCGCCCCCCGTGCTCCCGTTCAGCGATGCGCTTTCGATCGCCGCGCAGGATTGCGACGCAGTGCTGATCGTGTCGCGCGGCAGGACGACACGCGCGGCCGAACTCGAAACGGCGCTGCAGCGCCTCGACAGCGTCGGCGCGAAAATCGCCGGCCACATTTTCAATGCATACGTCGCGCCGCCGCGCCCGCCCCGCACGTCGCTGCGGGACGGGTGGCGCGACGTCGCCGAGCGTTGGACCAAGCCTCGACGCCCTGCCCGACCAGCTCAGGCGAAGCAGACGTTCAGGTTGGCGAAAGGAGCCGTCGCGAAAGCCTCTCGAAACTGA
- a CDS encoding cellulase family glycosylhydrolase produces the protein MKNCTPNPRRRLLVALAGAALGAPRLAGAARTVALDAAYANADAKRAYVDLPGFVASRDNTGIAVHAIGDMKLLDAVKDAGFSFVRADLFWEAVDTPHGWDFSKYDALVADLSERGLGALFILGGMHRVHSPNQPPTTPAQLAAFRRYVFKAAQRYKGKPVRFEVWNEQDHKTYWLGEPSPAAYRNVLKQALQAVKAANPDAIVATGGVQQVNRTFIRAVGDIASAAQPAPDAVSVHPYRQTEPETVFADYAALRRDLSSYRTRQQIWATEWAYPAYGYNYVADIGDGHSSVARARQAKYAVRLLLANWISQIGLTSYYDIRDDGRDRKNMEHNFGLLDADNGKLPAYVAVRQLFSFTGDAERAQYFLDSDARYVVLKLTAARATKYAVWCYGDGNAIGVDLSRLPAGAAVTDMYGAGLDAGNRRRLDVPETRGPIFITIGA, from the coding sequence ATGAAGAACTGCACGCCCAACCCGCGCCGCCGGCTGCTCGTCGCGCTCGCCGGCGCGGCACTCGGGGCGCCTCGCCTCGCCGGCGCCGCGCGCACCGTCGCGCTGGACGCCGCCTATGCGAACGCCGACGCGAAGCGCGCATACGTCGACTTGCCGGGCTTCGTCGCATCGCGCGACAACACGGGCATCGCGGTGCACGCGATCGGCGACATGAAGCTGCTCGACGCAGTCAAGGACGCCGGCTTCTCGTTCGTCCGGGCCGACCTGTTCTGGGAAGCAGTGGACACACCGCACGGCTGGGACTTCTCGAAATACGACGCGCTCGTCGCCGATCTGTCCGAGCGCGGACTCGGCGCGCTGTTCATTCTCGGCGGCATGCATCGCGTGCACAGCCCGAACCAGCCGCCGACGACGCCCGCTCAGCTCGCCGCGTTCCGCCGGTACGTGTTCAAGGCCGCGCAGCGCTACAAGGGCAAGCCGGTGCGCTTCGAGGTGTGGAACGAGCAGGACCACAAGACCTACTGGCTCGGCGAGCCGTCTCCGGCCGCTTACCGCAACGTGCTGAAGCAGGCGTTGCAAGCGGTGAAGGCCGCGAATCCCGATGCGATCGTCGCGACGGGCGGCGTGCAGCAAGTCAACCGCACGTTCATCCGCGCGGTCGGCGACATCGCCAGCGCAGCGCAGCCCGCGCCCGACGCCGTCAGCGTGCATCCGTACCGGCAAACCGAACCGGAAACGGTGTTCGCCGACTACGCCGCGCTGCGGCGCGACCTGTCGTCGTATCGGACGCGGCAGCAGATCTGGGCGACCGAATGGGCGTACCCGGCCTACGGCTACAACTACGTCGCCGATATCGGCGACGGCCATTCGAGCGTCGCACGCGCGCGGCAGGCGAAGTACGCGGTGCGGCTGCTGCTCGCGAACTGGATTTCGCAGATCGGGCTCACGTCGTACTACGACATTCGCGACGACGGCCGCGATCGCAAGAACATGGAGCACAACTTCGGACTCCTCGACGCCGACAACGGGAAGCTGCCCGCGTACGTCGCGGTTCGCCAACTCTTCTCGTTCACCGGGGATGCCGAACGCGCTCAGTATTTTCTGGATTCGGACGCGCGCTACGTGGTGCTGAAGCTGACCGCCGCGCGCGCGACGAAGTATGCGGTCTGGTGCTACGGCGACGGCAACGCGATCGGCGTCGACCTGTCGCGGCTGCCCGCCGGTGCCGCCGTGACCGACATGTACGGCGCCGGGCTCGATGCCGGCAACCGCAGGCGACTCGACGTTCCGGAAACGCGAGGGCCGATATTCATCACGATCGGAGCATGA
- a CDS encoding methyltransferase family protein — MQSTLDSVANAQERPPRSATPFSIGLAGIAAGLVTLWASRGAAALTGTERSLLACAAIIATIGAYELFVARVHLRPSAGLANRALRPLSIARVSLRLAALASVYAGIALVYWLLPEYHGAFYQPFWSLVGTLAPYVALAAPFYFGWMDRRQRDVDDAYLCWARWLLRGQRPADWRPIREMLAGWAVKAFFLPLMVVYLSTDADRIGASFASAASAPFSLATFRFMYDLSYTMDLMFGAVGYLCTFRLLDSHVRSVEPTTLGWLAALICYQPFWSLIGNNYIHYEGSMFWDNWLLSAPAIRFAWGVVIVALLLCYALSTISFGLRFSNLTNRGIITSGPYRFTKHPAYLAKNLSYWMISVPFVEPLGWRLAIMHSAALVAVNLLYWLRAKTEERHLMRDPEYRAYAEWIARHGLFAKLGRMVGWERHA, encoded by the coding sequence ATGCAATCCACTCTCGACAGCGTCGCGAACGCACAAGAACGGCCGCCGCGCTCGGCGACGCCATTTTCGATCGGCCTCGCCGGCATCGCGGCGGGGCTCGTCACGCTGTGGGCGTCGCGCGGCGCGGCCGCGCTGACCGGCACCGAACGCAGCCTGCTCGCGTGCGCGGCGATCATCGCGACAATCGGCGCGTATGAACTCTTCGTCGCGCGCGTCCATCTGCGCCCGAGCGCCGGTCTCGCGAACCGCGCGCTGCGGCCGCTCAGCATCGCGCGCGTGTCGCTGCGGCTCGCCGCGCTCGCGTCGGTCTACGCGGGCATCGCACTCGTCTACTGGCTGCTGCCCGAATATCACGGCGCGTTCTACCAGCCGTTCTGGTCGCTCGTCGGCACGCTCGCGCCGTACGTCGCGCTCGCCGCACCGTTCTATTTCGGCTGGATGGACCGCCGCCAGCGCGACGTCGACGACGCCTATCTATGCTGGGCCCGATGGCTGTTGCGGGGGCAGCGCCCGGCCGACTGGCGGCCGATTCGCGAGATGCTCGCCGGCTGGGCCGTGAAGGCGTTCTTCCTGCCGCTGATGGTCGTCTATCTGTCGACCGACGCGGATCGCATCGGCGCGTCGTTCGCCAGCGCCGCGAGCGCGCCGTTCTCGCTCGCGACGTTCCGCTTCATGTACGACCTGTCGTACACGATGGATCTGATGTTCGGCGCGGTCGGCTACCTGTGCACGTTCCGACTTCTCGACAGCCACGTGCGCAGCGTCGAGCCGACGACGCTCGGCTGGCTCGCCGCGCTGATCTGCTACCAGCCGTTCTGGTCGCTGATCGGGAACAACTACATCCACTACGAAGGCTCGATGTTCTGGGACAACTGGCTGCTGTCCGCGCCCGCGATCCGCTTCGCGTGGGGCGTCGTCATCGTCGCGCTGCTGCTCTGCTATGCGTTGTCGACGATCTCGTTCGGACTGCGTTTCTCGAATCTGACGAATCGCGGCATCATCACCTCGGGCCCGTATCGCTTCACGAAGCATCCGGCGTATCTCGCGAAGAACCTGTCGTACTGGATGATCTCGGTGCCGTTCGTCGAGCCGCTCGGCTGGCGTCTCGCGATCATGCATTCGGCCGCGCTCGTCGCGGTGAACCTGCTGTACTGGCTGCGCGCGAAGACCGAGGAACGGCATCTGATGCGCGATCCGGAATATCGTGCGTACGCCGAATGGATCGCGCGGCACGGACTGTTCGCGAAGCTCGGGCGGATGGTCGGATGGGAACGGCACGCGTAG
- a CDS encoding collagen-like triple helix repeat-containing protein yields the protein MQKLFNKSAIAISISTLLALSGCGSVDGPSLSSGGVKPATIGTSGTSGTSGTSGTSGSGGTSGSSGTSGTSGTSGTSGTSGTSGTSGTSGTSGTSGTSGTSGTSGTSGTSGTSGTSGTSGTSGTSGTSGTSGTSGTSGTSGTSGTSGTSGTSGTSGTSGTSGTSGTSGTSGTSGTSGTSGTSGTSGTSGTSGTSGTSGTSGTSGTSGTSGTASSPLGNILAQTGNLITATGNVVSATGNQISGTSVPGVNSATTTNLGNAVSSLGNGVQTLGNGTAAGLGTLGTSTNPLGPTLTSTSGVVSNVGNAVSSLGGVVTSIGTGPLAPLAPVTSPLGGAVGTLGSTVTQVGSGLNSVLTSAPVQQLETGVSAVINPITNAVSGTTQTIGTVTGLGAPVNNLLTTVGGGLNAAGAKVSGSTNNQVVQAVGGVVSQLGNTVSSVGGLLTGGTTNPLAPITGALSGGTTNPLAPITSALSGGTTNPLAPITSALSGGTTNPLAPITSALSGGTTNPLAPVTGLLGGASGSTSGNATTGLNAVLAPVTNLVGSLATGVSGTVATTSPAPSTGSTTTAPATGVVGSLTGTTTASGSSTTNLLAPVTNLIGGLLGGVTGK from the coding sequence ATGCAAAAACTGTTCAATAAATCGGCCATCGCAATCAGTATTTCCACACTTCTCGCGCTTTCGGGCTGCGGATCGGTCGACGGTCCGTCGCTGTCGTCCGGCGGCGTCAAGCCGGCCACCATCGGGACTTCGGGGACTTCGGGGACTTCGGGCACGTCCGGCACCTCGGGTTCGGGCGGCACGTCCGGGTCGTCGGGCACTTCGGGCACTTCGGGTACTTCGGGTACTTCGGGTACTTCGGGTACTTCGGGCACTTCGGGCACTTCGGGCACTTCGGGCACTTCGGGTACTTCGGGTACTTCGGGTACTTCGGGTACTTCGGGTACTTCGGGTACTTCGGGTACTTCGGGTACTTCGGGTACTTCGGGTACTTCGGGTACTTCGGGTACTTCGGGTACCTCGGGTACCTCGGGTACCTCGGGTACTTCGGGTACTTCGGGTACTTCGGGTACTTCGGGTACTTCGGGTACTTCGGGTACTTCGGGTACTTCGGGTACTTCGGGTACTTCGGGTACTTCGGGTACTTCGGGTACTTCGGGTACTTCGGGTACTTCGGGTACTTCGGGTACTTCGGGTACTTCGGGCACTTCGGGCACTTCGGGTACCTCGGGCACTTCCGGTACTTCCGGCACCGCCTCCTCCCCGCTCGGCAACATCCTCGCGCAGACCGGCAACCTGATCACCGCGACGGGCAACGTCGTCTCCGCCACCGGCAACCAGATCTCCGGCACGTCGGTGCCTGGCGTGAACAGCGCGACGACCACGAACCTCGGCAACGCCGTCAGTTCGCTCGGCAACGGCGTCCAGACGCTCGGCAACGGCACCGCCGCCGGCCTCGGCACGCTCGGCACGTCGACGAACCCGCTCGGCCCGACGCTCACGTCGACGTCCGGCGTCGTGTCGAACGTCGGCAATGCCGTTTCGTCGCTCGGCGGCGTCGTGACGAGCATCGGCACCGGCCCCCTCGCGCCGCTCGCGCCCGTCACGTCGCCGCTCGGCGGCGCGGTCGGCACGCTCGGCAGCACCGTCACGCAGGTCGGTTCCGGCCTGAACAGCGTGCTCACGAGCGCGCCCGTCCAGCAACTCGAAACCGGCGTCAGCGCGGTCATCAACCCGATCACGAACGCCGTCTCGGGCACGACGCAAACGATCGGCACCGTCACCGGCCTCGGCGCGCCCGTCAACAATCTGCTGACCACCGTCGGCGGCGGGCTGAACGCGGCCGGCGCGAAGGTGTCGGGCTCGACGAACAACCAGGTGGTCCAGGCGGTCGGCGGCGTCGTCAGCCAGTTGGGCAACACGGTCTCGAGCGTCGGCGGCCTGCTGACGGGCGGCACGACCAATCCGCTCGCGCCGATCACGGGCGCGCTGTCGGGTGGCACGACGAACCCGCTCGCGCCGATCACGAGCGCGCTGTCGGGCGGCACGACGAACCCGCTTGCACCGATCACGAGCGCGCTGTCGGGCGGCACGACGAACCCGCTCGCGCCGATCACGAGCGCGCTGTCGGGCGGCACGACGAACCCGCTTGCCCCCGTCACCGGCCTGCTCGGCGGCGCGTCGGGCTCGACGAGCGGCAACGCGACGACGGGCCTCAACGCCGTGCTGGCGCCCGTCACGAACCTCGTCGGCTCGCTGGCCACCGGCGTGAGCGGCACCGTCGCGACGACGTCGCCCGCCCCGAGCACCGGCTCGACGACGACCGCGCCCGCCACGGGCGTCGTCGGCAGCCTGACCGGCACCACGACCGCGAGCGGCTCGTCGACGACGAATCTGCTCGCGCCCGTGACCAACCTGATCGGCGGCCTGCTCGGCGGCGTCACCGGCAAGTAA